The genomic interval CGCATGGCAGCAACAAAGTCCAGACCTGCGCCGTGCCGACATCATGCGCTGGTTCGAAGTGTTCCAGCCGATGAAAGACTCTGTGAATCTGCTGCTCTCGCTCATGCGCGACACAGGCACCACACAAAAAATGATGGCCATGGGCGGCCAGTTCCAACAATCGTTGGCACAAGGCAAATTCCAACTCATGCGTGTGGCGATCGACCCAGCGCTGGGCTTCATTCCAGAAATCAGCGGCAACCGTTTGATGATTTGGGTGCGCATGATGCGCCAAGACGGCGATGGCCGTTTACAGCACAGCACTGATGATGTGCCTTTTGAAATGGCTCTTTGCGTTTAAGCCATGAGTGACGCTGAGGTTCGCATCGTTGTTTGCCCGCAGTGCGGTGGGCCTAGTCGCTACGAAGCGGCCAATGTGTATCGCCCCTTTTGCGGCGAACGCTGCCGAAACATTGACCTAGGCGCTTGGGCCAACGAAGAACACCGCTTGCCCGATCAAACGCCGCAAGACGACGCCGACTTCGAAAACACACCGCTGCAATAAACAGCCCTATATCTCAGACGCTATGCGTCTCGCCCACAAATGCGCGCTCTTGCGCAAACCACTGCAACACGGGCACCGTACCGGGCAAGACAGGCTTCACAGCCACCGGCAACTGCTGCCAAGCAAACGACTGCGACTCCAGCATTTGCAACTCACCCGACCACTGCGTCACTTTGCAAAAGTTCAGTTGAACCAAGGCATGGGGGTAATCGATGCGC from Limnohabitans curvus carries:
- a CDS encoding DNA gyrase inhibitor YacG, with the protein product MSDAEVRIVVCPQCGGPSRYEAANVYRPFCGERCRNIDLGAWANEEHRLPDQTPQDDADFENTPLQ